The Oncorhynchus gorbuscha isolate QuinsamMale2020 ecotype Even-year linkage group LG06, OgorEven_v1.0, whole genome shotgun sequence sequence TTGAAGCAGTTGGAATGACGGCAAATGCATCAGATAGGCCGTAGAAGTCGGGGGACTAAAGGGGGAgatggggtagaggagagggactgGCATGGATAGCAGATATACAGGACCACAGCCCTCTGACGCAGCGGTAGAGGGCGGGAGGGAGCTCTAGTCGGACTTGTCCCCGTCCTCCTCACGGTGGCTGTCAGCTCCCTCGCGAGAAGCCTTCTCCTCCTTTGCCAGCTGGGCCTGCGAGgccaggatggaggagagggagaagaggcctGAAGAGGAGGTGACGGCCGGCAGGGTTGACTGACTCAGGCCCAGAGGCATAGGGGTCATGGGCAGGGCCAGACCCTGGAGCTGGGACAGCTGGTGAGCCTGGAGCTGCTGCTGTGgacaacacacacagctcaaaCACAGAGGAAACACAGAGATGGGTACATATGGCTCtcacaggtgcacacacacagatattgGCAGCCCTGCACTTTTCTTAAAAGAACTACCTATTTCTTTGAAAATAAGTTAAATTTGAAAACAACTTTTGGTCTCCAAATGTTATTGGATTTTCAACATCGCAGAATCATACATTATATTGTAGACTTAAGTTGACAATttgaaatgtaaaaaattaaGACAAATGGCATGGATAAACATATTGGCACCCTGGAGCTAGTATTTCACTGAACAGCCTTTGGCCAAGATAACTCCCAACAAATGCTTATTGTAGCCACTGCTTATTGTAGCCATTGTAGCCAATGAGCTTGCTGCAACTTTTATTGGCATTTTAGCCCACTTTTCTACAGAAAACTTCTCCAACTGCTGTTTCTAGCTCTTGCCATAGGTTATGGATGTGGTTCAGATCTGGACTCTTCACTGGCCACTCCAGAACAGTCCAGCGCTTTTTCTTGAACCATTCCAGGGTGCTTTTGatgtgtgtttggggtcgttgtcctACTGGATGACCAACAACCTTTAACGTCACAGTTtataaacacttttttttttgacACCCaatttaaaaacaacaacattggacTCCATATAACATTGATAATTGACTGATTTCACAAGGTCCTGCACACATTTAGGACCAGgggcagcaaagcaaccccacagtAGTATCAAAGCTCCCCCATGTTTGATTGTAGGGAGAGTGTTCTTGTCTTTGAATGCTTCATTTGGTCATTGGTGCCAATCATTTTGTCAATGCCATTAGTCTTTATTTGCTGAATTAAAATGTTACATTAAAAGtttacaattaaaaaaaaaaaaagtgtaaacTGTGCACATCCATTCCACAACATGTAAGACTGGGCCTTGACAAATTCCAGACAAATACCTTtttatcatcatcaatatcatcatcaAGTAAAGCACCAAACATAAAGCTCCATTAAAACCCAGAGCATCAGATGCATCATCATAATGATGGATTGATAGCTAGATAGTGATGAGTGTCAGACCCATAGAGGACATCCTGGAGGGAGCAGCCTACCCGGATGATGGAGTTCATCTCTGGAGGGGTGACCTGCTTGGCCCTCTCAATGGCTCCCAGGACCTGCTGCTGgtgctgggacacacacacatgtagggGGGTTAGATGGCTCAATACTACCAACACTGACACTGTGCTCCTCACCCATTCAATTATTAAGTCACTAACACAAGGCTGGGCTTTGATAGAGAATCAATGATCCATTCCCATGTTGTAATGGGTCATCTCGTCATGGACACAAATTAGCATATCTTATCTGGATCACAGCAGAGCGCTCTGGCCCCTTTCATTACAGGGCTCGCAATGATGAATGAAGATACATATGGGGGAAAGGAGTCAAATAAGAATGATCTCATTCCAGGCTGCAGGGCACCACgtggggttaggggtcagaggttagagggTGTTCTTACCTCCTGGGACAGATAGGGGAGGACTTGGGCACAGATCCCGTTCAATCTCTTCACAATCTCAGCCTGAGGAGATAAAACACATAAGCCCTTAGCTTCATTTAACACCACCTGAGTCTCACATCAACATACACCCCACCCTCCCAAAGAGCACACATATATATTACTTTACGTTCCAGCAGTAATTATCATAACAAACTCCAATATGCAAAGCAGTGTTAATTGTGTTACTTCCTAATTCATTTACTACACACCGCCATTCCAGACAAAACACCACACTTATCACTCCATCATCATGTACACTGACATCTCGCTCTCCTCTTAAAATGCATTTTGTGCCTCTTTCTATATGTGAGGAAGAATATGATGCACACACACGAAAGTAAGAGAAAATGCCGAATGTTCTGTCAGGTGGGAGAACAATTCATTCGAAGCTAACCGGAGAGGGGGTCTTGCAACTGGCAGGgatgggattttttttttaagtggagGGAGACAAAGAAGAAACAATAACCCCTTTTCAATATATCCCCAGTACAAGCTGACTAAACTGTCTGGAGCTCCTCagctggagagaagagaaagcttggggaggagaaagagagaacgaaagaaaaaaagggaggaagaacgagagaaagagagaaagaaagagaaaaattaAAAAGACAAAGAAAAAGATAGAAATGGAGAAATATAAAAattgagaagagagtgagagagagagcaggcgtGAATTCTCCTCGACATTCAGTTCTACACATCCCCTTCAATTTCAACCCTCTAATGCTGCCGCAGTTCATCTGcacccagtcacacacacacacacacacacatgcacacacacgcgctAACATAATTGGGGATCCACACACAAGTGCGCACACACAGATTTTCTAAATATTTCATCCCCGCCAGATAAAGGAGTAGGGGTGATGAATTGTACTCATGAGGCAGAGCAGgggggactgtgtgtgtatgagctTGTATGTTCTCGAGCGTGTGTGCGTGACTAGATTTTTCACTGCGTGTTCTTTGCTGCCGGTGTGGCTGTCAGGGAGGAGCCGTCAATCTTTTAGCGCGCCAGACAAGGTCACAGATAAGGCCGGGTCCACAGAGGCCCATCGCTCTCCCCCAG is a genomic window containing:
- the LOC124037688 gene encoding TLE family member 5-like isoform X1, which translates into the protein MMFPQSRHSASSQQLKFTTSDSCDRIKDEFQFLQAQYHSLKLECDKLASEKSEMQRHYIMYYEMSYGLNIEMHKQAEIVKRLNGICAQVLPYLSQEHQQQVLGAIERAKQVTPPEMNSIIRQQLQAHQLSQLQGLALPMTPMPLGLSQSTLPAVTSSSGLFSLSSILASQAQLAKEEKASREGADSHREEDGDKSD
- the LOC124037688 gene encoding TLE family member 5-like isoform X2; amino-acid sequence: MMFPQSRHSASSQQLKFTTSDSCDRIKDEFQFLQAQYHSLKLECDKLASEKSEMQRHYIMYYEMSYGLNIEMHKQAEIVKRLNGICAQVLPYLSQEHQQQVLGAIERAKQVTPPEMNSIIRQLQAHQLSQLQGLALPMTPMPLGLSQSTLPAVTSSSGLFSLSSILASQAQLAKEEKASREGADSHREEDGDKSD